A window of the Phragmites australis chromosome 20, lpPhrAust1.1, whole genome shotgun sequence genome harbors these coding sequences:
- the LOC133902373 gene encoding pentatricopeptide repeat-containing protein At1g08070, chloroplastic-like, translated as MQPHHSVPGESTRLALLLRRPSRPPTGCLAAEPRRGLARILRLRVPPAVDPRDLHLLHGALLRRRHLLPAADAVAALAKLLHFATVSPTSHLSFFYNTLMHGLAASSSPGAAIELFTAMRHAGADPDAFTFTFILKSCSRCYSPERLPFDLHTQSFKHGCLGWRSVHAHVHNALLHAYASQAVMDDARRVFDEMPIRDAVSFSGLLTVHLKANNLDSAHVVFNKMPHQD; from the coding sequence ATGCAGCCCCACCATTCAGTGCCCGGCGAATCCACCCGCCTGGCGCTTCTACTCCGCCGGCCATCACGTCCACCTACAGGTTGCCTTGCCGCCGAACCTCGCCGCGGCCTGGCTCGAATCCTGCGCCTACGCGTGCCTCCCGCTGTGGATCCACGcgacctccacctcctccacggcGCTCTCCTCCGTCGTCGACACCTCCTCCCGGCCGCCGACGCCGTTGCAGCGCTCGCCAAACTGCTCCACTTCGCCACGGTTTCCCCCACCTCCCACCTCTCCTTCTTCTATAACACCCTCATGCACGGACTCGCAGCATCCTCCTCGCCCGGTGCGGCCATCGAGCTCTTCACGGCGATGCGCCACGCAGGCGCCGACCCTGACGCCTTCACTTTCACCTTCATCCTCAAGTCTTGCTCTCGTTGCTATTCGCCGGAGCGGTTACCTTTCGACCTCCACACCCAGTCTTTCAAGCACGGTTGCCTCGGCTGGCGCAGCGTGCACGCTCATGTCCACAACGCGTTGCTGCACGCGTATGCTTCTCAGGCTGTCATGGATGACGCGCGCAGGGTGTTTGACGAAATGCCCATCCGGGATGCAGTCTCCTTCTCAGGGCTACTCACGGTTCACCTCAAAGCCAACAATTTGGATTCCGCGCACGTGGTGTTCAACAAGATGCCTCACCAAGATTGA